tacaggaaaaagaggaccaagaacgccctcattctcatcgacggggctgcagtggagcaggttgagagcttcaagttccttggtgtccacatcaccaataaatTAACAcgatccaagcacaccaagacagtcgtgaagtaggcatgacaaaaccttttccccctcaggagactgaaaatatttggcatgggtcctcagatcctccaaatgttctacagctgcaccatcgagagcatcctgacaggttgcatcactgctcggcctctgaccgcaaggcactacagagggtagtgcaaatggCCAAGTACATTACcagagccaagcttcctgccatccaggacctctataccaggcggtgtcagaggaaggccctaaattgtcaacgactccagctcccctagtcatagactgttctctctgctaccgcacggcaagcggtactggagagccaagtctaggtccaagaggattctaaacagcttctatccacaagccataagactcctgaacatctagtcaaatggctacccagactatttgcattgcccctctccccctctttacaccactgctacactctgttgtcatctatgcatagtcactttaattactctacctacatgtacatactacctcaactaaccggtgcccccgcacattgactgtatcggtaccccctgtatattggcgggtagactagtggttagagcgttgtactagtaaccaaaaggttgcaagatcaaatcccgagctgacaaggtcaaaatctgttctgcccccgaacaacgcagttaaccaactgttcctaggccgtcattgaaaataataatttttttcttaactgacttgcctagttaaataaaggtaaaataaaaaatacaaatagtctcactgttgttattttactgctgctctttaattacttgttacgtATATCTCTTATTCTCATCCGTATTTTTTTTTGAATTTGCAATGTTGGTTAGGGggttttaagtaagcatttcactgtaaggtctacacctgttgtatttgccGCATGTGATTAAtacaatatgatttgatttggacTTTTAGTTTCGTACACCAGCTGAAAATACTATGCTTTTGGTtaatattgaaaatatatttcacagcggtttaggtGGTACAATGACTTTCTATCCTCTACacaattgcttgttttgtcactaactgaaattaggcgaactattagaattttagcaaacaGGAAACGGTGGATCGATTTCTGCATGTTGTACCTTTTAATAAACAATTCATTGCCTTCTATAGACAATGCCTAACCTGACCATTTGTTTGTGTATTAAGTTTTGTTTCTGTTTCAGGAGAGCCCATTTGAGTCCTGCCTTAGGAAAGTGGAGAAGTTGCTGTTTCAGAAGGTGAAGAAGGCAGAGGACGCCAAAGATATTGAATTCTATGCCTTTTCATACTACTATGGCAGAGCTGTGGATCTGGGCGCTATTGGTAGGAACCTTACCGACCTTTTGCCACTTCAGTTGGTTTAAAAGAATATGCTGCTTTGTTTAATGATATCTTCATATAGTAATTTAATGTTCTATTCTAATCTCCCCTTTCACTCAGATGAGAAAACAGGAGGGACTATAAAAGTCACCGATTACATGGATGCTGCTAAAAGTGGTAAGACAGCGCCCTCATGCTGcagttgtgtactgtatgtggttCGCTGCTACTGAACTATGAACTTGACTTATCCCTTTTAATCAACGCTTTAATTATTGGAATTTAGTGAATACTTGCAAGAAATCACCATTTTCTCCCAGTGTGCAACGGAATGACAGTTATTCCCAGAGAGAATACTTTCCTTTGTCTGGATCTAACCTACATCTCTCGGATGCTGCAAGAGCTTGGTTTTCccaaagaaaaagtatttaaggTGAGAACCAAATGCAAAGAAATGGCATTTATCATTCAATCGAAATCAATACATTTCCATGGGTCTGCAGCTGATGGTCAAGGAAGTGATTGTGTGCTTTCAGCTGGCGAGGAAGATTGATGAAGTGGAGACTAGTTGGGCTCTGGGGGCTACTTTCTACTACATAGAGTCCCTCCACAGTCAGTGAGCTGCCAGTTTCACCTCACTTGTTGCTGCAATGATATGCCAGTGTTTCTGTGCTGCAAAGTACTCAGGCCTGTTTTCCCAAAGTGATTGCACAGAGAAAAAGTACAAAGTTTCCCGAATTTTAGTTTATTTTACCAGTTGCCTTTGGATGTTTGACTTTATTTTTGCAGGCGTGGTTTGTTTATGCTTAATGAATGTTGTTTGTGTAATAAAGCACATGCTACTGCTGTAGTTTAAAAGAGCATGACCAGTTAAATATTTGGTATTTGAATATAACATTGTGCTAAAATGTCATTTTCTGTGTACAATTCAGAATCAACAGGGTTAATGAAGGCATATGTATTTTGAATAAAAGAAAATTTAGATTCCacatctttattaaattattctGCTCAGACAAACCAAGCCACTGACATTTCCACTATAAACAGATGAATGTTCTAATCTTTAAAATGTTACATTAGGGACTCATAGGAATGCATCACACCACTCTCTCAGGCACTGGGAGCAGGATGTAGCGTTCCTGGTGTTGGCTCCGCTGGTGTCTTTCAGCCACTCAGTGAACAGCTCCCCATCCTTCCGCAGCAGCAGGTACTGACCCAGAACCACAAAGGCCTAAGAAGGAGATGCAGCGGTTATCCTACATATTATTTTGTTGCAGTGGGCCTGCCCTTAAGTGCAGGTCAGTACTGTGGTGCTACTGTCCATGGTGGGAAAATCATCAAAACAAGCCTTGTCCTGGGGACCATTTACCAGTCGCCATTTGCCACGAAGCCAACGCCTTGACAACTtaaggtgcaggagctccacaatacttgaCCTAACGTTAACATTCTAAGaggtaattaaaaaaaaaaatctagtcTAGAATGCATAGCATGTGAAGCGCTGTAAAAAACGAACGACTTTACTCTGTCAAAACCTTGCTCCTCCAGTTTTTTTCCCAAGACCTCGCCAATTCCCGACAGTGCAGTCACCGGTTTATCGCCCATGGGTTCTGCAACGAAGTCCCTGTGCTTCTGAGAAGTGGTCGACATTTCTGCAAGAGACAGCTGCGCAATGATGGTCTAGTAGTCAAACAACTATGCTGTCTGTGCTAACTCACTCTAATAACATTCGCTCTAGGCGTGTCGGTGAGCCATAAGGTACCTACAGCTTCCAGTTAATATTTCAAGAGACATATGTTGAAATAACTTACACTATTGTATTTCACGTCCTTACCCGAAACACTGGACACACTGGCCTTCACTAATTGTTACCGTGCGTTTATGATTTGACGGATCACGTGCTATAAAAGTGCGCGAATGTACGCACTAAAACACCTGTAGATAATTAAATGAGACTGACGATAGGCTACTCATGGTAGGTGGGGATTGATGGTCTGTTTatatagcaggttaggataactaaCAGCGGGTTAGGTGAAATAACGTAGCAGGGAAGGATAATGAGGTTAATGTTAGGAAATGGCATAGACGGCGCATAAATTTCAAGTTTGCGGAATCTTGTTTTGACCATAAACattcacctttataataaagcattccaTGCATCATCACATTTGCAGACTTATGTAAGAAACCATTATATTCATAATGTGATGAGTAGATTGGATAGTCAAAATTTAGGCTATAATATAACTCGATCACTGTTCGCAAACAGACCGTTCAATGCATGGCTGAGTGCATATAGCAGGGATCATCAAGTAGATTCAGCCGAGCACAGATTTTTACTTGAGCGGATTGTCAGGAGGcctgaacataattacaaatatttGTCAACTGCAAATTGACAGCAAAAAAACCCAAACGGACTAAAACAGAATGTTTTAcatgcttacatttgtatacgatcacatactgtatatctctattatgcgtgggaatactttggaacagattttacagtattttatgtccaacaataaaacatttaaaacatatatagattaaatatatatatttatcagtggaggctcctcagaggaggaaggggaggaacatcctcagtgaatttcatatttttttaaaggaaaaCATTGAAAAAGTTATTCTTTTTAGattaaactatactaaatatattcatgtcacaaactaattgattaaaacatagtgttttgcaatgaaggtctacagtagcctcaacagcactctgtagggtagcaccatggtgtagccggaggacagctatcTTCCTTTTTCCTCATGCcagtacattgacttcaatacaaaacctaggaggctcttgg
Above is a genomic segment from Oncorhynchus masou masou isolate Uvic2021 chromosome 23, UVic_Omas_1.1, whole genome shotgun sequence containing:
- the LOC135510114 gene encoding ectonucleoside triphosphate diphosphohydrolase 6-like, whose translation is MPRISAWITVNFLIEGLHGSDTPTVEMLDLGGGSTQITFSPQDEKTIRASPIDYMTSFQMFNSTHTLYSHSYLGLGLMSARLAVLEGIEGQPLEGSSTELVSPCLAPDYSGQWEHTEVLYTVKGQESGESPFESCLRKVEKLLFQKVKKAEDAKDIEFYAFSYYYGRAVDLGAIDEKTGGTIKVTDYMDAAKSVCNGMTVIPRENTFLCLDLTYISRMLQELGFPKEKVFKLARKIDEVETSWALGATFYYIESLHSQ
- the LOC135509998 gene encoding barrier-to-autointegration factor-like, which codes for MSTTSQKHRDFVAEPMGDKPVTALSGIGEVLGKKLEEQGFDRAFVVLGQYLLLRKDGELFTEWLKDTSGANTRNATSCSQCLREWCDAFL